The Leptodactylus fuscus isolate aLepFus1 chromosome 3, aLepFus1.hap2, whole genome shotgun sequence genome has a segment encoding these proteins:
- the PAQR8 gene encoding membrane progestin receptor beta → MTTAILECISTLSISAQQLRRFPKLLESGLLKKMPSTVKDSDVPNLFREPYIQAGYRPTDQDWKYYFLSLFQKHNESVNVWTHLLVAFAVLLRFRAFVESESFSWSTLSVPLILYVLSSLTYLTFSILAHLLQSKSELAHYTFYFMDYVGVSTYQYGSAMAHYYYSSHQAWYDKAWPFFLPGAAILGWMSCVGCCYAKYRYKRPYPVMRKICQVIPSGLAYVLDISPVVHRIVVCYMEDCSDRAVWYHSLQIFFFVISSYFFSCPVPEKFFPGGCDIIGHGHQIFHLFLGLCTMSQLEAVLLDYKARHEHFTTRYSPTSAQVSCLSFFLLISCTALTALYLRQKIKQKLAKKDL, encoded by the coding sequence ATGACTACAGCCATTCTGGAATGTATAAGCACATTGTCTATCAGTGCTCAGCAGCTACGACGCTTCCCCAAGCTCCTGGAGAGTGGTCTTCTCAAGAAGATGCCTTCTACGGTCAAGGACTCCGATGTTCCTAACCTCTTCAGAGAACCCTACATCCAGGCCGGGTATAGGCCAACAGACCAAGACTGGAAGTATTACTTTCTTAGCCTTTTCCAGAAGCACAATGAATCGGTGAATGTCTGGACTCACCTTCTAGTGGCTTTTGCTGTTCTCTTGAGGTTTCGAGCCTTCGTGGAGAGTGAAAGCTTCTCCTGGAGCACGTTATCCGTACCTCTCATCTTATACGTACTGTCTTCGTTGACCTATCTCACATTCAGTATACTTGCACACTTGCTCCAGTCCAAATCCGAGCTGGCCCATTACACTTTCTACTTCATGGACTACGTTGGGGTGAGCACTTACCAGTATGGAAGTGCCATGGCTCATTACTACTACAGTTCCCACCAAGCTTGGTATGACAAGGCTTGGCCTTTCTTCTTGCCAGGTGCTGCTATACTAGGGTGGATGTCCTGTGTGGGTTGCTGCTACGCCAAATATCGTTACAAGAGGCCATACCCAGTGATGAGGAAGATATGCCAGGTTATCCCTTCGGGATTGGCCTACGTCTTGGACATCAGCCCGGTGGTCCACCGAATTGTAGTTTGCTATATGGAAGACTGTTCGGACAGAGCCGTTTGGTACCATTCTCTACAGATCTTCTTCTTCGTTATCAGTTCCTACTTTTTCTCCTGTCCCGTCCCGGAAAAATTCTTCCCTGGTGGATGCGATATTATTGGTCATGGCCACCAAATTTTTCACTTGTTTTTAGGTTTATGTACAATGTCCCAATTGGAAGCCGTGCTGCTAGACTACAAGGCCAGACATGAACATTTTACCACGCGGTACAGCCCAACTTCAGCCCAAGTTTCTTGCCTCTCGTTTTTCCTACTCATTTCTTGCACAGCGCTTACGGCCCTCTATCTACGGCAAAAAATTAAGCAGAAACTGGCCAAGAAAGACTTGTAA